One window of Alphaproteobacteria bacterium CG11_big_fil_rev_8_21_14_0_20_39_49 genomic DNA carries:
- the lptB gene encoding LPS export ABC transporter ATP-binding protein — protein sequence MGKKSEEKKKPKKPKLIATNPKKGLHICNLGKSYGDKPAVRDVSMVLNRGEAVGLLGPNGAGKTTSFYMIMGLIRPDYGTISLDGTDITNLPVYRRARMGIGYLPQEASIFRGMTVEENILSVLEISEPVSEKRSAELDSLLGEFSITHLRRSPAIALSGGERRRVEIARALASNPSFILLDEPLAGIDPVAVADIKELISHLKNRGIGVLITDHNVREALDLINRAYIIHDGKVLMEGTPAEIVGNKEVRRVYLGDKFSL from the coding sequence ATGGGGAAAAAATCCGAAGAAAAGAAAAAACCCAAAAAACCTAAGTTAATTGCAACAAATCCTAAAAAAGGTCTGCATATTTGCAATTTAGGTAAGTCATATGGTGACAAGCCTGCCGTGCGTGATGTGTCTATGGTATTAAACCGTGGCGAGGCAGTCGGCTTATTAGGTCCTAACGGTGCAGGTAAAACTACATCATTTTATATGATAATGGGTCTTATCCGCCCTGATTACGGCACTATATCACTTGACGGAACCGATATAACCAACCTTCCCGTTTACCGCAGGGCAAGAATGGGTATAGGCTATCTTCCACAGGAAGCGTCTATATTCCGTGGTATGACGGTTGAAGAAAACATACTTTCGGTTCTGGAGATATCCGAGCCGGTTTCAGAAAAAAGGTCTGCCGAGCTTGACTCGCTACTTGGTGAATTTTCGATAACGCATCTTCGCCGCTCTCCGGCAATTGCCTTATCAGGCGGTGAGCGTCGCCGTGTCGAGATTGCAAGGGCACTTGCGAGCAACCCTTCATTTATACTTCTTGACGAGCCGTTAGCCGGCATTGATCCGGTTGCCGTAGCCGATATCAAAGAGTTGATATCGCACTTGAAGAACAGGGGAATAGGGGTTCTTATCACCGACCATAATGTCCGTGAGGCACTAGACCTTATCAACCGTGCTTATATTATCCATGACGGTAAGGTGTTGATGGAAGGCACTCCTGCGGAGATTGTAGGCAACAAGGAAGTACGCAGGGTATATCTTGGCGATAAATTCAGCCTTTAA
- a CDS encoding lauroyl acyltransferase codes for MRNFLKIKHLLQYRIVKLLYGFFKIFPIGTASSIGGFIGRNLGKLLKVNRVARRNIKNAFPDFTDEQVEDTVLKMWDNLGRVAGEFPHMTAFKGDDFAKIVEVEGAEYIKQAGESGKTAIFFSGHFANWEIVPKTIFEKGCPSVNLVYRKSNNPYLDKLILDVRSNYQQGCMPKGTKGARMIIKAIKESKHIGMLVDQKQNDGIPVPFFGRDAMTAPAIASLALKYDCQLIPVQVRRVGGAKFKVKVYEPFKFDHTGNEHKDIRLAMIRINSIFEGWIKQEPSQWFWVHNRWPKE; via the coding sequence GTGAGAAATTTTTTGAAGATAAAACACCTGTTACAATACCGTATAGTAAAACTATTATACGGCTTCTTTAAGATATTTCCTATCGGTACAGCGTCCTCAATAGGAGGCTTTATAGGCAGGAATCTGGGTAAGCTGTTAAAAGTAAACAGGGTTGCAAGGCGTAATATTAAAAATGCCTTCCCCGATTTTACCGATGAACAGGTTGAAGATACCGTACTAAAAATGTGGGATAATCTGGGGCGTGTGGCAGGCGAGTTTCCGCACATGACGGCGTTTAAGGGAGATGATTTTGCAAAAATAGTTGAGGTAGAAGGAGCCGAGTACATTAAGCAAGCCGGTGAGTCAGGTAAAACCGCTATATTTTTCTCAGGACATTTTGCAAACTGGGAAATAGTACCTAAAACTATATTCGAAAAAGGCTGCCCGTCAGTTAATCTTGTATATAGAAAATCCAATAATCCGTATCTGGACAAGCTTATTTTAGACGTGAGAAGCAATTATCAGCAAGGTTGTATGCCTAAAGGTACTAAAGGTGCAAGAATGATAATAAAAGCCATAAAAGAGAGCAAGCATATAGGCATGTTGGTTGACCAGAAACAAAATGACGGTATTCCCGTGCCGTTCTTCGGACGAGACGCAATGACGGCTCCTGCAATAGCAAGCCTTGCACTTAAATATGACTGTCAACTAATTCCTGTGCAGGTTAGAAGGGTAGGCGGTGCAAAGTTCAAAGTTAAAGTCTACGAGCCGTTTAAATTCGATCATACGGGTAATGAACATAAAGATATCCGGCTTGCCATGATAAGGATAAATTCTATTTTTGAAGGCTGGATAAAACAAGAACCGAGCCAATGGTTCTGGGTGCATAACAGATGGCCTAAAGAATAA
- the lptA gene encoding lipopolysaccharide transport periplasmic protein LptA → MIKKILICTLSAFYAFGSYASTDGYQGYDSKAPVEITSDTLEIEQNKQKAVFKGNVEAIQSNITIKSDEMLVHYKSGGGESQNSVSKVETVGNVTLKTPKETASSNKGVFDVDKKLITLLGNVSLKSGKNVVKGEKFVYNLNTGKSSIVSDTKQEANGTEKKGRVKGIFIPEQ, encoded by the coding sequence ATGATTAAGAAAATACTAATTTGTACATTATCTGCTTTTTATGCATTTGGCTCATATGCATCGACAGATGGCTATCAGGGCTATGATTCCAAGGCTCCTGTCGAGATAACATCGGATACTCTGGAAATAGAGCAAAATAAGCAAAAAGCCGTATTTAAGGGCAATGTTGAGGCTATACAAAGCAATATTACTATCAAATCCGATGAGATGCTTGTTCATTATAAGTCAGGTGGAGGTGAGTCCCAAAACTCGGTATCGAAGGTTGAAACCGTAGGCAATGTCACGTTAAAAACCCCTAAAGAAACTGCAAGCAGTAATAAGGGCGTTTTCGATGTAGATAAAAAACTCATTACTTTATTAGGTAATGTTTCATTAAAAAGTGGAAAAAATGTGGTAAAGGGCGAAAAGTTTGTTTATAATTTGAACACGGGTAAAAGTAGTATCGTTAGTGATACGAAGCAAGAAGCGAACGGGACGGAGAAAAAAGGACGTGTTAAGGGGATTTTTATTCCCGAACAATAG
- the lpxK gene encoding tetraacyldisaccharide 4'-kinase gives MKQPSFWKEVSLYNFLLFPFSIIYQLISCIKNAVSRPYKPSKPVICIGNVTVGGAGKTPTAIAIAKIITDMGKKPVFLTRGYGGSLRVTTIVNPDIHKAKDTGDEPILLSRVATTIVSKNRVTGAKLACEKDFDVIIMDDGLQNPTIEKTISLLVIDGSYGIGSGYIIPAGPLRESLKSGLSKVEAVVFIGDDKKYILSKLEDKKIIKAKIKAKKHDKKTDKYVAFCGLGNPDKFFNTLVENGYNVREKKEFPDHYNYKQQDIDDLRNLAKSWNAKLITTEKDYVRLSNVHKKDIETLPISIEFEKEQEIRKIVESIF, from the coding sequence ATGAAACAACCGTCTTTCTGGAAAGAAGTGTCACTTTATAACTTTCTACTCTTTCCATTTAGTATTATATATCAGTTGATAAGCTGCATAAAAAATGCGGTTAGTAGACCGTATAAGCCTTCCAAGCCTGTTATCTGCATAGGTAACGTGACGGTTGGCGGTGCCGGAAAAACTCCTACTGCCATAGCAATCGCCAAGATAATAACCGATATGGGGAAGAAACCCGTATTTTTAACTCGTGGGTACGGAGGTTCCCTAAGGGTTACTACAATCGTGAATCCCGATATACATAAAGCAAAGGATACGGGCGATGAGCCTATATTGCTCAGTCGTGTTGCTACAACCATAGTTTCAAAAAACCGTGTAACAGGGGCAAAACTTGCCTGCGAAAAGGATTTTGACGTAATAATAATGGATGACGGATTGCAAAACCCTACAATTGAAAAAACTATTTCATTACTGGTAATTGACGGTAGTTACGGTATCGGCAGCGGCTATATTATTCCGGCAGGTCCTTTGAGGGAAAGCCTAAAAAGCGGTCTTAGTAAGGTTGAGGCAGTGGTGTTCATCGGTGATGATAAAAAATATATTTTATCGAAGCTTGAAGATAAAAAAATAATCAAAGCCAAGATAAAAGCAAAAAAACATGATAAAAAAACCGATAAATATGTTGCATTCTGCGGACTTGGCAATCCGGATAAATTCTTCAATACGCTCGTGGAGAACGGCTATAATGTCAGGGAGAAAAAAGAGTTTCCCGACCATTATAACTATAAACAGCAGGATATTGATGATTTAAGGAATCTGGCAAAAAGCTGGAACGCTAAACTTATAACTACCGAAAAAGACTATGTCCGCCTTTCTAACGTCCACAAAAAGGACATTGAAACTCTGCCTATATCTATTGAGTTTGAAAAAGAGCAGGAAATAAGGAAAATTGTAGAAAGTATCTTTTAA
- a CDS encoding bifunctional proline dehydrogenase/L-glutamate gamma-semialdehyde dehydrogenase codes for MDKKLGKLLFEVSSQAKCSEDKTVLKLKKIVKDKRGSFAPIKTAANSYIAHIRSNVDSIGIEAFFRQYGLDTDEGIAILSLCEALLRVPDSSTANALIYDKLQGVKWDEFEGKGNSKVMKASALGMKIVGKFLNREKPVKSAATPFIRSSIKQSMKLLGGHFVTGQDINDAISRAKKYEKKGYVMSYDMLGEAARSPEQAERYINKYKTAIEKIQNAVDLTQSRYKRPAISIKLSAFHPHFHYTNIEKVKAELLPKLKEVVMQALDAGMSITIDAEEYERLDLTLEIFTELLCDNDLKEAEGIGLAVQAYQRHAYAVIDYIEALAKHIGKQIPVRLVKGAYWDAEIKKSQIASHEDYPVFTHKEHTDISYLACAYKMLETEAHIYPQFATHNAVTIAEIEKAAKGKQFEFQLIHGMGGSIYDEVVKKYPCRVYAPVGSYKELLPYLIRRLLENSANSSFVKNVSDDKIAPNNLSSDIVEYKAEKNKIPLPSDIYEDRKNSKGLDTGNKADIEKFLSELDKFKSHKWLANSFIGNKEVSGQVQDVYSPYNNKDKVGKVSNIKQTQVLEAVEVSHKAFEKWNKTPVDQRAEILEKMADLLEKNSLEVISLCMREAGKTIADSIAELREAVDFCRYYAIQARKLLGEEVILQGPTGEKNVLSYTGRGVFVCISPWNFPLAIFLGQVSAALVTGNTVIAKPSEQTPLIAAYAVRLLREAGVPKGVINLLLGDGEAIGKKLLNDHRVEGVVFTGSNQTANIINNNLAARGGAIIPFIAETGGQNIMIVDSTALVEQTVDDIIQSAFMSAGQRCSALRVLYVQNDIADELLQVLSGAMQTLNIGSPQMLETDISSVIDIDAKKKLDTHIRSMKSKHKQVAKADIKSEIADAGYFVVPHVFEINSIADLKEEVFGPVLHVVRYSGKNLDNVIAEVNSTGYGLTLGIQSRIESRAEYIRQRVNVGNLYVNRNMIGATVGVQPFGGEGLSGTGPKAGGPNYLLRFVTEKTYTVNTTAIGGNRDLLV; via the coding sequence ATGGATAAAAAATTAGGTAAATTATTATTTGAGGTCAGTTCACAAGCAAAATGCTCCGAAGATAAAACCGTTCTTAAATTAAAGAAAATCGTAAAAGATAAACGTGGCAGCTTTGCCCCGATAAAGACTGCCGCAAATAGTTATATTGCACATATAAGGAGTAATGTCGATTCAATAGGTATTGAAGCTTTTTTCAGGCAGTACGGTCTTGATACGGACGAAGGTATAGCGATACTTTCCCTTTGTGAAGCATTGCTTAGGGTTCCCGATAGTTCGACTGCAAACGCCCTTATATATGACAAGCTACAGGGTGTAAAATGGGACGAGTTTGAAGGCAAGGGAAACTCAAAGGTCATGAAAGCCTCGGCTTTGGGCATGAAAATAGTAGGCAAATTCCTGAATCGGGAAAAACCTGTTAAATCTGCTGCAACACCCTTTATACGCTCTTCTATAAAACAGTCTATGAAGCTGCTGGGCGGGCATTTTGTTACGGGGCAGGATATTAACGATGCAATAAGCCGTGCAAAAAAATATGAGAAGAAAGGCTATGTCATGTCTTACGATATGCTTGGCGAGGCGGCACGCTCACCCGAGCAGGCAGAGAGATATATAAACAAATATAAAACCGCTATTGAGAAGATACAAAATGCGGTTGACCTGACGCAAAGCAGATATAAAAGACCGGCTATATCTATAAAGCTTTCTGCCTTCCACCCCCATTTTCATTATACAAATATTGAAAAAGTAAAAGCCGAGCTTCTGCCTAAATTAAAAGAAGTTGTTATGCAGGCCCTTGATGCCGGAATGTCAATAACTATAGATGCCGAAGAATACGAAAGACTAGACCTTACACTGGAAATTTTTACCGAACTTTTATGCGATAACGACCTAAAAGAAGCGGAGGGCATAGGGCTGGCGGTACAGGCTTATCAAAGGCACGCTTATGCGGTTATAGACTATATTGAGGCTCTGGCAAAACATATCGGAAAACAGATACCCGTAAGGCTGGTAAAAGGTGCTTACTGGGACGCTGAAATAAAAAAGTCACAAATTGCCTCACATGAGGATTATCCGGTATTTACGCATAAAGAACACACCGATATATCATATCTGGCATGTGCATATAAAATGCTGGAAACAGAAGCCCACATATATCCTCAGTTTGCTACGCATAACGCCGTTACTATCGCCGAAATAGAAAAGGCCGCAAAAGGTAAACAATTCGAGTTCCAGCTAATACACGGCATGGGCGGCTCTATATATGACGAGGTGGTCAAAAAATATCCTTGTCGTGTATATGCACCCGTAGGAAGCTATAAGGAGCTATTGCCCTATTTGATAAGAAGGCTGCTTGAAAACTCGGCTAACAGCTCTTTTGTAAAAAATGTATCCGATGATAAAATAGCACCTAATAACCTTTCGTCAGATATTGTTGAATATAAGGCTGAAAAAAATAAAATCCCTTTACCGTCGGATATTTATGAGGATAGAAAAAACTCAAAAGGCTTGGATACGGGTAATAAGGCAGATATCGAAAAGTTCCTGAGTGAACTGGATAAATTCAAGAGTCATAAATGGCTCGCGAATTCATTTATCGGCAATAAAGAAGTTTCAGGGCAGGTTCAGGATGTTTACAGTCCTTATAACAATAAGGACAAGGTCGGTAAGGTAAGTAATATAAAACAAACACAGGTTTTAGAAGCTGTGGAGGTAAGCCATAAGGCATTTGAAAAATGGAACAAGACCCCGGTAGACCAAAGGGCGGAAATTCTTGAGAAAATGGCTGACCTTCTGGAAAAGAACAGTCTTGAGGTAATCTCGTTATGTATGAGGGAGGCCGGCAAGACAATAGCAGATTCCATAGCGGAATTGCGTGAGGCAGTGGATTTTTGCAGATATTACGCAATACAGGCAAGGAAACTGCTGGGGGAAGAAGTTATATTGCAAGGTCCTACAGGTGAGAAGAACGTACTTTCTTATACCGGCAGAGGGGTTTTTGTATGCATAAGCCCGTGGAATTTTCCGCTTGCGATTTTTTTGGGGCAGGTATCTGCCGCACTTGTGACGGGTAATACGGTAATTGCAAAGCCTTCCGAACAGACCCCTCTTATTGCCGCATATGCCGTCAGGTTATTGCGTGAGGCGGGCGTGCCTAAGGGTGTGATAAACCTGCTGCTTGGTGACGGCGAGGCTATCGGTAAAAAATTGCTCAATGACCATAGAGTTGAAGGAGTTGTGTTCACAGGCTCTAATCAAACCGCTAATATTATCAATAATAATCTTGCGGCAAGAGGGGGGGCTATAATTCCTTTTATCGCAGAAACAGGCGGTCAGAACATTATGATAGTTGATTCTACGGCACTGGTTGAACAGACTGTTGACGATATAATCCAATCGGCGTTCATGAGTGCAGGACAAAGATGCTCGGCTTTGAGAGTTCTATATGTGCAAAATGATATTGCAGATGAGTTGCTGCAAGTGCTATCGGGAGCTATGCAAACACTTAATATCGGCTCTCCCCAAATGTTGGAAACCGATATTTCAAGCGTTATTGATATTGACGCAAAAAAGAAACTTGATACGCATATAAGGAGTATGAAAAGCAAGCACAAGCAGGTGGCAAAAGCCGATATAAAAAGTGAAATTGCCGATGCAGGATATTTTGTAGTTCCGCATGTGTTTGAGATAAATTCTATTGCCGATTTGAAAGAGGAAGTGTTTGGTCCTGTCCTGCATGTTGTACGCTATAGCGGGAAGAATCTTGATAATGTTATTGCAGAAGTTAACTCTACAGGCTACGGGCTGACGCTTGGCATTCAAAGCAGGATAGAATCAAGAGCCGAATATATCAGGCAAAGGGTCAATGTGGGTAACTTATATGTTAACCGTAATATGATAGGTGCAACGGTAGGCGTGCAGCCCTTTGGCGGTGAGGGGCTTTCAGGTACGGGACCTAAAGCCGGAGGACCTAACTATCTTTTAAGATTCGTAACCGAAAAGACATATACGGTAAACACAACGGCAATTGGCGGAAATCGGGATTTGTTGGTTTAA
- a CDS encoding leucine--tRNA ligase, with the protein MADSIENYNVRITESKWQQKWDEANSFCISEDKDKPKYYVLEMFPYPSGRIHMGHLRNYTIGDVIARYKKAQGFNVLHPMGWDAFGLPAENAAIENNVHPAKWTISNIDYMRSQLKKIGFSYDWSREFATCTPDYYKHEQKMFLDFVKNDLAYQKEAMVNWDPVDNTVLANEQVVDGRGWRSGAIVERKKLRQWFLRISDSAEELLQSLETLEGWPEKVRIMQERWIGKSEGLRIFFDIEGESEKLEVYTTRPDTIFGAAFCAIAANHPIALEIAKNNPDALKFAEECNKLGMAEEIIEKTEKLGFDTGLKIVHPFDESIKLPLYIANFVLMEYGTGAIFGCPAHDRRDLDFARKYDLPVAAVISPDGNSDFSVANEAYTGDGTLINSSFLNGMKVADAKSRIIDEIEKKEQGKRTTNYRLRDWGVSRQRYWGCPIPMIHCGDCGTVPVPEEQLPVELPEDVTFDKPGNPLDHHPTWKHVKCPACGLDALRETDTFDTFFESSWYFARYCSPTAETGLDKNLCDYWLPVDQYIGGIEHAVLHLLYARYFTLALNKCGYLGVKEPFRGLLTQGMVCHETYQDKNGKWLLPDDVLKQKGDATHIKTGEPVTVGRSQKMSKSKKNVVDPTVIIDAYGADTARLFMLSDSPPERDLEWSDSGVEGAYKYINRLWKMASSLNNELRGKEINNDFEPDGKLLDVKKQIHKTIEGVTDDLDNFRLNKAVARIRELTNTLSDIKSDDERSLAILKEGMEAVILLFAPMIPHLSEELWSLPGNAKMAIDTPWPVADKKYLVDDTVTIAVQLNGKLKATIELAKDASKESAEKTALDNPKIREALAGKEIRKIIVVPNRIVNVVA; encoded by the coding sequence ATGGCTGATTCCATAGAAAATTATAATGTACGCATAACCGAAAGTAAGTGGCAGCAAAAATGGGACGAGGCAAATTCCTTTTGTATATCGGAGGATAAGGATAAGCCTAAATATTATGTTCTTGAAATGTTCCCCTATCCTTCGGGTCGTATCCATATGGGTCATTTACGCAATTACACTATAGGCGATGTGATTGCCCGCTATAAAAAGGCACAGGGCTTTAATGTTCTGCACCCTATGGGCTGGGACGCATTCGGTCTGCCTGCTGAAAATGCGGCTATTGAAAATAATGTCCACCCTGCAAAATGGACGATATCAAACATTGATTACATGCGAAGCCAATTAAAGAAGATAGGTTTTTCTTATGACTGGTCACGTGAGTTTGCCACCTGCACGCCCGATTATTACAAGCACGAACAAAAAATGTTCCTTGATTTTGTTAAAAATGATTTAGCTTATCAAAAAGAGGCGATGGTCAACTGGGATCCTGTGGATAACACGGTTCTTGCTAATGAGCAGGTAGTAGACGGTCGCGGCTGGCGTTCGGGAGCGATTGTCGAGCGTAAAAAACTGCGTCAGTGGTTCTTGCGTATTTCTGATTCTGCGGAGGAGTTGTTGCAGTCTCTAGAAACCCTTGAAGGCTGGCCTGAGAAAGTGCGTATAATGCAGGAACGCTGGATAGGAAAATCAGAGGGATTGCGGATTTTCTTTGATATTGAGGGTGAAAGCGAGAAACTGGAAGTTTACACCACTCGCCCCGATACTATATTCGGTGCGGCATTTTGTGCTATTGCAGCCAACCACCCTATTGCCTTGGAGATTGCAAAAAATAATCCTGATGCCCTGAAATTTGCGGAAGAATGTAACAAGTTGGGCATGGCTGAGGAAATAATAGAAAAAACCGAGAAACTTGGTTTTGATACGGGTTTGAAGATAGTCCACCCGTTTGATGAATCTATAAAGCTGCCTTTATATATCGCTAACTTCGTATTGATGGAATATGGCACCGGTGCAATATTCGGTTGTCCTGCCCATGACCGGCGTGACCTTGACTTTGCTCGCAAATATGATTTGCCTGTAGCTGCGGTAATATCTCCGGACGGCAATAGTGATTTTTCCGTTGCAAATGAAGCCTATACGGGCGATGGCACACTTATCAACTCATCGTTTTTGAACGGTATGAAGGTTGCCGATGCAAAATCCCGTATAATTGATGAAATAGAGAAAAAAGAACAGGGCAAGCGTACTACAAACTATCGCCTGCGTGACTGGGGAGTTTCCCGTCAGCGTTATTGGGGCTGTCCGATACCTATGATTCACTGCGGTGATTGCGGTACCGTGCCTGTCCCTGAAGAGCAATTACCCGTTGAGTTGCCTGAAGATGTAACCTTTGACAAGCCGGGAAATCCGCTTGACCACCACCCGACATGGAAGCATGTTAAATGCCCTGCATGCGGCTTAGATGCTTTACGTGAAACCGATACGTTCGATACGTTCTTTGAATCTTCATGGTATTTTGCCCGCTATTGCAGCCCGACTGCCGAAACAGGCTTAGACAAGAATTTATGCGATTACTGGCTACCGGTTGATCAATATATAGGCGGTATTGAACATGCCGTTTTACACCTTCTATATGCCAGATATTTCACATTAGCACTTAATAAATGCGGATATTTAGGCGTAAAAGAGCCTTTCCGTGGCTTATTGACGCAAGGCATGGTCTGCCATGAAACTTATCAGGATAAGAACGGCAAGTGGTTATTGCCTGATGATGTATTAAAACAAAAGGGTGACGCAACACATATTAAAACAGGTGAGCCTGTCACTGTCGGGCGTTCACAGAAAATGAGCAAATCGAAGAAAAACGTCGTTGACCCTACCGTTATAATTGATGCCTATGGAGCAGACACCGCAAGGTTGTTTATGCTTTCTGACAGCCCTCCTGAGCGTGACCTTGAATGGTCTGATTCAGGTGTGGAGGGTGCGTATAAATACATTAACCGCCTTTGGAAAATGGCATCTAGCCTTAATAATGAGCTACGCGGCAAGGAAATTAATAACGATTTTGAACCTGACGGAAAATTGTTAGATGTTAAAAAGCAGATTCACAAGACCATTGAAGGTGTTACCGATGATCTTGATAATTTCCGCCTTAATAAAGCGGTTGCAAGAATCCGTGAATTAACGAATACTTTAAGCGATATTAAATCTGATGATGAACGGTCTCTTGCTATCTTAAAAGAGGGAATGGAGGCGGTAATATTATTATTTGCCCCGATGATTCCGCATTTATCCGAAGAGCTTTGGAGCTTGCCGGGCAACGCTAAAATGGCGATAGATACCCCTTGGCCTGTGGCGGATAAGAAATATCTTGTTGATGATACGGTTACTATTGCTGTACAATTAAACGGCAAGCTAAAGGCCACTATTGAACTTGCAAAAGATGCGTCCAAAGAAAGTGCGGAAAAAACTGCTTTGGACAACCCTAAGATAAGGGAAGCTTTGGCAGGTAAAGAGATTCGTAAAATAATCGTAGTACCAAACAGGATTGTAAATGTCGTTGCTTAA
- a CDS encoding orotidine-5'-phosphate decarboxylase, with the protein MTNIIICAIDTKDIKQAKELALAVKDSVAMVKCGLEFFTAHGAEGIKEVASTGIDIFLDLKFHDIPNTVAEAVKSAVSLDVSIITIHALGGKAMMQAASYAAKEEAAKLGKQKPLIVGVTVLTSMDDNELNGIGIDRTAFEQVEILAKLAKESGLDGIVCSPHEIKSVKSICGKDFVTVVPGIRPDSGTNDDQRRVMTPKQAVNEGADYIVIGRPITRSKNPAKTAHDIFNSIK; encoded by the coding sequence ATGACAAACATTATTATTTGTGCCATTGATACTAAAGACATCAAACAGGCAAAAGAGCTTGCTCTTGCGGTAAAGGACAGCGTGGCAATGGTTAAATGCGGTCTTGAGTTCTTTACGGCACATGGTGCGGAAGGTATAAAAGAGGTTGCTTCAACCGGAATCGACATATTCCTTGACCTGAAGTTCCACGATATTCCCAATACGGTTGCCGAGGCCGTAAAAAGTGCCGTTAGCCTTGATGTTAGCATAATAACTATCCATGCGCTCGGCGGCAAGGCGATGATGCAGGCCGCATCTTATGCGGCAAAAGAAGAGGCGGCAAAGCTTGGAAAACAAAAACCGCTGATAGTGGGGGTTACGGTTCTGACTAGCATGGACGACAACGAACTAAACGGTATAGGGATAGATAGAACGGCTTTTGAACAGGTGGAAATATTAGCAAAACTGGCAAAGGAATCCGGACTGGACGGAATTGTCTGCTCGCCGCATGAAATAAAATCGGTAAAATCGATATGCGGCAAGGATTTTGTAACGGTAGTACCGGGCATACGCCCAGACTCAGGCACCAATGACGACCAGAGGCGTGTTATGACACCAAAACAGGCGGTAAATGAAGGAGCTGATTATATTGTAATCGGCAGACCGATAACACGTTCGAAAAATCCTGCAAAGACTGCGCATGATATTTTTAATAGCATAAAATAA
- a CDS encoding DNA polymerase III subunit delta gives MKIPPAKIQSFVKNPDKGIDYILVYGPDAGLVSEYTKTIAKTVLDDLNDPFRVADLSFDRLKDEPSILADEISAISMIGGRRLVKVTTTSTSLPKEHADILQSVKSEALVIFSAGDLPVTSTLRKFFEKEQNAAAIACYKDDSRSIAAVINEKFAKYKIKCDPDVVPYLCGSFAGDRMIILSEVEKLITYMGEEKHIKLEDVQNSVKDSSEFSLDELCNSFASRNPRQTDLHMTKALSEDIAVIMIIRSLLRYFMRLQEARNKIDSGMNDQQAVSSLRPPVFFKQVPIFKQHLNSWRSNDISRVIKQLIELEIDCKTTGNPAELLCQRLLLVLPLAVRG, from the coding sequence ATGAAAATACCACCTGCAAAGATTCAATCATTCGTCAAAAACCCCGATAAGGGAATTGATTATATATTGGTTTACGGTCCTGACGCCGGTCTTGTAAGCGAATATACAAAAACAATCGCAAAAACCGTGTTAGATGACCTGAATGATCCGTTTCGTGTTGCCGATCTTTCATTTGACAGGCTGAAGGACGAGCCTTCTATTTTGGCAGATGAAATTTCAGCTATAAGTATGATAGGAGGCAGAAGGCTGGTAAAAGTGACTACCACATCAACTTCCCTGCCGAAGGAACATGCCGACATTTTACAGTCGGTAAAAAGTGAGGCTCTGGTTATTTTTTCTGCGGGCGATCTGCCTGTTACATCTACTTTAAGGAAGTTCTTTGAAAAAGAACAAAATGCGGCGGCTATTGCCTGTTATAAAGATGACAGCCGTTCTATAGCTGCGGTAATTAATGAAAAATTTGCTAAGTATAAGATAAAATGCGACCCTGATGTCGTGCCTTATTTGTGCGGAAGTTTTGCCGGTGACCGCATGATAATCTTAAGTGAAGTGGAAAAACTTATAACCTATATGGGGGAAGAAAAGCATATAAAGCTTGAAGATGTGCAAAACTCCGTAAAAGACAGCAGCGAGTTTTCTTTAGACGAGCTTTGTAATTCTTTTGCCTCCCGCAATCCGCGTCAGACGGATTTACACATGACTAAAGCTTTATCCGAAGATATTGCGGTAATTATGATAATACGCAGCCTGCTGCGTTATTTTATGCGTCTACAAGAAGCAAGGAACAAAATTGATTCGGGCATGAACGACCAACAGGCAGTTTCATCTTTGCGTCCGCCTGTGTTTTTTAAGCAGGTTCCGATATTCAAACAGCACCTAAATAGCTGGCGTAGTAATGACATATCACGAGTAATAAAGCAGCTAATCGAACTTGAAATAGACTGCAAAACCACAGGCAACCCCGCCGAGCTTCTTTGTCAGAGATTATTACTGGTATTACCGCTTGCCGTTAGGGGATAA